The Microbacterium sp. Nx66 genome contains a region encoding:
- a CDS encoding glycosyltransferase: protein MSVTSSDDPIDASRDATAAQPRPLKILLGCDTFAPDINGAARFAERLAAGLVQRGHEVHVVAPNQAYRRTAPRTEVIEGEPMTLHRLPSVRWAPHDWLRFVWPWRSKHYARKVLDAVQPDVVHIQSHIVIGRGLARIAKQRGIPVIATNHVMAENILDHTTMPKFVDDMVLKFAWADAKRTFDLTRAITTPTRRAADFLEKTVEVRGVIPVSCGIDRSQYTPVIAPREENRLVFVGRLTAEKQVEVILKAMTKLDPALNTTFDIVGGGDQRKQLESLTAQLGLSDRVTFHGRTTDEELRALLSRASLFVIASIAELQSIATMEAMASALPIVAADAVALPHLVHDGENGHLFTPGDVDELAAKLTAVLTASPGEYERMQKASLDGVAIHDINRTLDTFEALYRDEPLPE from the coding sequence ATCTCTGTGACCTCCTCCGACGATCCGATCGATGCGTCGCGCGACGCCACCGCCGCACAGCCCCGTCCGCTGAAGATCCTCCTCGGCTGTGACACGTTCGCTCCCGACATCAACGGTGCCGCCCGCTTCGCCGAGCGTCTCGCCGCCGGGCTCGTGCAGCGCGGGCACGAGGTGCACGTCGTCGCCCCCAACCAGGCGTACCGCCGCACCGCGCCCCGCACCGAGGTGATCGAGGGGGAGCCGATGACGCTCCACCGCCTGCCCTCCGTGCGCTGGGCGCCGCACGACTGGCTGCGCTTCGTGTGGCCGTGGCGCTCCAAGCACTACGCACGGAAGGTGCTCGATGCCGTACAGCCCGACGTCGTGCACATCCAGTCCCACATCGTGATCGGGCGTGGACTCGCCCGCATCGCGAAGCAGCGCGGCATCCCGGTCATCGCGACGAACCACGTCATGGCCGAGAACATCCTCGACCACACGACCATGCCGAAGTTCGTCGACGACATGGTGCTCAAGTTCGCCTGGGCCGACGCGAAGCGCACCTTCGACCTGACGCGGGCGATCACCACGCCCACGCGTCGGGCCGCCGACTTCCTGGAGAAGACGGTCGAGGTGCGCGGCGTCATCCCGGTGAGCTGCGGCATCGACCGCTCCCAGTACACCCCGGTCATCGCCCCGCGCGAGGAGAACCGGCTCGTGTTCGTGGGCCGGCTGACGGCGGAGAAGCAGGTCGAGGTCATCCTCAAGGCGATGACGAAGCTCGACCCGGCGCTGAACACGACGTTCGACATCGTCGGCGGCGGAGACCAGCGCAAGCAGCTCGAGAGCCTGACGGCACAGCTCGGCCTGTCCGATCGAGTGACCTTCCACGGCCGGACCACCGACGAGGAGCTGCGGGCGCTGCTGTCCCGCGCGAGCCTCTTCGTCATCGCGTCGATCGCCGAGCTGCAGTCCATCGCGACGATGGAGGCCATGGCATCGGCGCTGCCGATCGTCGCCGCCGACGCCGTCGCCCTGCCCCACCTCGTACACGACGGCGAGAACGGCCACCTCTTCACGCCGGGAGACGTCGACGAGCTCGCCGCGAAGCTCACCGCTGTCCTGACCGCCTCCCCCGGCGAGTACGAGCGGATGCAGAAGGCGTCCCTCGACGGCGTGGCCATCCACGACATCAACCGCACGCTCGACACCTTCGAGGCGCTGTACCGCGACGAGCCGCTGCCCGAGTGA
- a CDS encoding alpha-mannosidase gives MHDDTSLTVGRVKRVLEERIRPAIHSAAVPLVVEAHQLPGEPIAPAEGLALPFAPAAVGELWGPAWGTTWFKLTGRVPAEWAGRRVEALIDLGFDVNMTGFQCEALAYRPDGTPIKSINPRNQWVPIAESAAGDEAVELYLEGASNPVLLDYHPFLPTQEGDILTSSKEPLYRLRRLDLAVFEPEVFDLSLDLEVLFELQAELPATSPRRMRILQALDDALDVLDLQHIVETAGDARARLADVLAAPAEASAHRISAVGHAHIDSAWLWPVRETIRKVARTTSSMTTLIEEQPDFQYGMSSAQQYAWIKEHRPEVWERVKAAVAAGRFLPLGGMWVESDTVMPTGESLVRQFSHGQRFFEREFGIRSKGVWLPDSFGYSPALPQLMRRAGFEWFFTQKISWNQQNVFPHHSFLWEGIDGSQVFTHFPSMDTYNSQLSGMEVAKASRQFKENRLSSRSIAPVGWGDGGGGTTREMTGKAERLRDLEGSAQVVWEHPDVFFDAAKVELPNPAVWVGELYLELHRGTLTSQHATKALHRWAEHALVEAELWAATDAVRTGAAYPQAELDRLWQAVLLHEFHDILPGTSIAWVHREAVAVLSDVLSDARDIADAARRSLAGEGDRELRFEPTSVGRGRALGASWVPEPVEGAVSLVEDASAGSAVHPGWRLENELVSVLVSGEGVIVSAVDKATGRETVAPGTAANLFQLHQDFPNMWDAWDIDRYYRNSVDDLTAVSSIEASLVNGVAQIVVVRPFSESTITQTITLAAGSRTVHLRNEVDWHETEKLLKLAFPLDIQASHTEAETQFGYQARVTHTNTSWEAAKFETSMHRFVLVREQDFGAALVNDSIYGYDTTREVGEDGVTTTVRLSLLRAPRFPDPDTDHGLHEIEVGFVIGADAAIATVEGIRLNSVPTVIRGTREVEPLVEVSGEGIVVSAVKLADDGSGDVIVRVYEALGRRAVGELSVGFDHREVREVSLIEDEIEAPRLGGGLHLRPFEVRTLRIAR, from the coding sequence ATGCATGACGACACCTCGCTCACCGTCGGCCGCGTCAAGCGGGTCCTCGAAGAGCGCATCCGCCCGGCGATCCACTCGGCCGCGGTTCCCCTCGTGGTCGAGGCGCACCAGCTCCCCGGCGAGCCGATAGCCCCCGCGGAGGGCCTGGCGCTCCCGTTCGCCCCGGCCGCGGTCGGCGAGCTGTGGGGTCCGGCCTGGGGCACCACCTGGTTCAAGCTCACCGGTCGGGTGCCCGCGGAATGGGCCGGCCGCCGGGTCGAGGCGCTCATCGACCTGGGCTTCGACGTGAACATGACGGGGTTCCAGTGCGAGGCCCTCGCCTACCGCCCCGACGGCACGCCGATCAAGAGCATCAACCCGCGCAACCAGTGGGTCCCGATCGCCGAGAGCGCCGCGGGTGACGAGGCCGTCGAGCTCTACCTGGAGGGCGCGTCCAACCCCGTCCTCCTCGACTACCACCCCTTCCTGCCGACGCAGGAGGGCGACATCCTCACCTCCTCGAAGGAGCCGCTGTACCGGCTGCGGCGCCTCGACCTCGCAGTGTTCGAGCCCGAGGTGTTCGATCTGTCCCTCGACCTCGAGGTGCTGTTCGAGCTGCAGGCCGAGCTCCCCGCCACGTCGCCGCGCCGCATGCGCATACTGCAGGCGCTGGACGACGCGCTCGACGTGCTCGACCTGCAGCACATCGTGGAGACCGCCGGTGACGCGCGGGCCCGGCTCGCCGACGTCCTCGCCGCTCCGGCCGAAGCGAGTGCGCACCGGATCTCGGCCGTCGGCCACGCGCATATCGACTCCGCCTGGCTGTGGCCGGTGCGCGAGACGATCCGCAAGGTCGCCCGCACGACCTCGTCCATGACCACGCTCATCGAGGAGCAGCCCGACTTCCAGTACGGCATGTCCAGTGCGCAGCAGTACGCCTGGATCAAGGAGCACCGCCCAGAGGTGTGGGAGCGGGTCAAGGCCGCCGTCGCCGCCGGACGTTTCCTGCCCCTCGGCGGCATGTGGGTCGAGTCCGACACCGTCATGCCGACGGGCGAGTCGCTCGTGCGGCAGTTCTCGCACGGGCAGCGGTTCTTCGAGCGCGAGTTCGGCATCCGGTCGAAGGGCGTGTGGCTGCCGGACAGCTTCGGCTATTCGCCGGCCCTCCCGCAGCTCATGCGCCGTGCCGGGTTCGAGTGGTTCTTCACGCAGAAGATCTCCTGGAATCAGCAGAACGTGTTCCCGCACCACTCCTTCCTCTGGGAGGGCATCGACGGCTCGCAGGTGTTCACGCACTTCCCGTCGATGGACACCTACAACTCGCAGCTCAGCGGCATGGAGGTCGCGAAGGCCTCTCGTCAGTTCAAGGAGAACCGCCTCAGCTCGCGGTCGATCGCCCCTGTCGGCTGGGGTGATGGCGGCGGCGGCACGACGCGCGAGATGACGGGCAAGGCCGAGCGGCTGCGCGACCTCGAGGGCAGCGCGCAGGTCGTGTGGGAGCACCCCGACGTGTTCTTCGACGCCGCCAAGGTCGAGCTGCCGAACCCCGCCGTGTGGGTCGGCGAGCTCTACCTCGAACTGCACCGCGGCACGCTCACGAGCCAGCACGCCACGAAGGCTCTGCACCGCTGGGCAGAGCACGCGCTGGTGGAGGCCGAGCTGTGGGCCGCGACCGACGCCGTGCGCACCGGCGCCGCGTACCCGCAGGCCGAGCTCGACCGGCTCTGGCAGGCCGTGCTGCTGCACGAGTTCCACGACATCCTGCCCGGCACGTCGATCGCGTGGGTGCACCGCGAGGCCGTCGCCGTGCTGTCGGACGTGCTGTCGGATGCGCGCGACATCGCCGACGCCGCGCGCCGGTCGCTCGCCGGCGAGGGCGACCGCGAGCTGCGGTTCGAGCCGACCTCGGTCGGTCGGGGGCGCGCGCTCGGCGCCTCGTGGGTCCCTGAGCCCGTCGAAGGGGCGGTCTCGCTCGTCGAGGACGCTTCGGCAGGCTCAGCGGTCCACCCGGGATGGCGCCTGGAGAACGAGCTCGTGTCCGTGCTCGTCTCGGGCGAGGGCGTGATCGTCTCGGCCGTCGACAAGGCCACAGGGCGGGAGACGGTCGCGCCAGGCACGGCCGCCAACCTGTTCCAGCTGCACCAGGACTTCCCGAACATGTGGGACGCGTGGGACATCGACCGGTACTACCGCAACAGCGTCGACGACCTCACCGCGGTCTCGTCGATCGAGGCATCGCTCGTGAACGGTGTCGCGCAGATCGTCGTCGTGCGTCCGTTCTCGGAGTCGACGATCACGCAGACGATCACACTCGCCGCGGGCTCGAGGACCGTGCACCTCCGCAACGAGGTCGACTGGCACGAGACCGAGAAGCTGCTCAAGCTCGCCTTCCCGCTCGACATCCAGGCGTCGCACACCGAAGCCGAGACGCAGTTCGGCTACCAGGCGCGCGTCACCCACACGAACACGAGCTGGGAGGCGGCGAAGTTCGAGACGTCGATGCACCGCTTCGTGCTGGTGCGCGAGCAGGACTTCGGCGCGGCCCTCGTGAACGACTCGATCTACGGGTACGACACGACGCGCGAGGTGGGCGAGGACGGGGTCACCACGACCGTGCGACTCTCCCTGCTGCGGGCGCCGCGGTTCCCCGACCCGGACACGGATCACGGGCTCCACGAGATCGAGGTCGGCTTCGTGATCGGCGCCGACGCCGCGATCGCCACGGTCGAGGGCATCCGCCTCAACAGCGTGCCCACGGTGATCCGCGGCACGCGCGAGGTCGAGCCGCTGGTGGAGGTGTCGGGTGAGGGGATCGTCGTCTCGGCCGTGAAGCTCGCCGACGACGGCTCCGGCGACGTCATCGTGCGGGTGTACGAGGCGCTCGGGCGTCGTGCGGTCGGCGAGCTGTCGGTCGGCTTCGACCACCGCGAGGTGCGCGAGGTGAGCCTGATCGAGGACGAGATCGAGGCCCCCCGTCTCGGGGGCGGGCTCCATCTCCGCCCCTTCGAGGTCCGCACCCTCCGCATCGCCCGCTGA
- a CDS encoding LacI family DNA-binding transcriptional regulator: protein MAPGKRVTIADIARMAGVSPGAVSFALNGRPGVSEETRQRILSIIEEHHWQPSSAARALVGARANAVGFALARPARSLGSEAFFTDLIAGIESRLSESKVGLQLRLVADIDEEMEVHRQWRSSNQVDGIILIDPRDDDPRGERIMALDARAVMIGSKPSPDGAVPSVWIGDDAVAETLFSYLAALGHTRIAYVAGPAELEHTRLRAEVLERMAADGVSGEVITTDFSPARASAVTRAQLSGRQRPTAIVYDNDVMAVAGLRVAQEMGRAVPRDVSLASFDDSVIAGLINPSITAMTRDTFELGEQAATLLLQQIEAGTTLPSVQGPTPVLTARESTAPPPR, encoded by the coding sequence ATGGCCCCGGGGAAACGCGTGACGATCGCGGACATCGCGCGCATGGCCGGTGTCTCCCCCGGCGCCGTCTCGTTCGCCCTCAACGGTCGTCCCGGTGTGAGCGAGGAGACGCGGCAGCGCATCCTCTCCATCATCGAAGAGCACCACTGGCAGCCGAGCTCCGCTGCCCGCGCCCTCGTCGGCGCCCGGGCCAACGCGGTCGGGTTCGCCCTCGCCCGCCCGGCACGCTCCCTCGGCTCCGAGGCCTTCTTCACCGACCTCATCGCCGGCATCGAGTCCCGGCTCTCCGAGAGCAAGGTCGGGCTGCAGCTCCGCCTCGTCGCCGACATCGACGAGGAGATGGAGGTGCATCGGCAGTGGCGGTCGTCGAATCAGGTCGACGGGATCATCCTCATCGACCCGCGCGACGACGACCCCCGCGGCGAGCGCATCATGGCCCTGGACGCCCGCGCTGTGATGATCGGCTCGAAGCCGTCCCCGGACGGCGCGGTGCCCAGCGTCTGGATCGGCGACGACGCCGTCGCGGAGACGCTCTTCTCCTACCTCGCCGCCCTGGGCCACACCCGTATCGCCTACGTCGCGGGCCCGGCGGAGCTGGAGCACACCCGCCTGCGCGCCGAGGTGCTCGAGCGGATGGCGGCGGACGGCGTCTCCGGCGAGGTCATCACGACCGACTTCTCCCCCGCCCGCGCCTCCGCGGTCACCCGCGCGCAGCTCTCCGGCCGGCAGCGCCCGACCGCGATCGTCTACGACAACGATGTGATGGCCGTCGCCGGCCTCCGGGTGGCGCAGGAGATGGGCCGGGCGGTTCCGCGCGACGTCTCACTCGCGTCGTTCGACGACTCCGTCATCGCGGGCCTCATCAACCCGTCGATCACCGCCATGACCCGCGACACGTTCGAGCTCGGCGAGCAGGCGGCCACGCTCCTGCTGCAGCAGATCGAGGCCGGCACCACGCTGCCGAGCGTCCAGGGCCCGACCCCCGTGCTCACCGCCCGCGAGAGCACCGCGCCACCGCCCCGCTGA
- a CDS encoding glycoside hydrolase 5 family protein, whose product MTQRGALDAPLRFGANYTPSKDWMHSWLDFTPDDVRRDFAALAALGLDHVRVFPLWTVLQPNRTLIRSKAIDDVRTMVDIAAEFGMDVSVDVIQGHLSSFDFVPSWLYTWHDRNMFTDPTALDGQVQLVEQLAGALRDAPNFLGLTLGNETNQFSAHTHPSPWPVTTDEAGGWIEALLAAAERGAPGLPHVHSEYDAVWYMDDHGFTPAHASRLGAMTTVHSWIFNGTAQRYGGRSIAADRHAEYLIELSRAFATDPARPIWLQEVGAPSNCLDESEMPGFLEATVRSALRTENLWGVTWWCSHDVSRELADFPELEYSLGLIDQEGAAKPLGRRFAELIPELRTRTAAPARPTAIVVDVDEQEVPVSRAALSPGGAVFQAWVDTCAAGEDPALVTSRTAQDPAALESRGIRRLIHPAPSASDVTRYASVNTVV is encoded by the coding sequence ATGACGCAGCGCGGCGCTCTCGACGCTCCTCTCCGTTTCGGGGCGAACTACACGCCGTCGAAGGACTGGATGCACTCCTGGCTCGACTTCACGCCGGACGACGTGCGTCGCGACTTCGCGGCCCTCGCCGCGCTCGGCCTCGACCATGTGCGGGTGTTCCCGCTCTGGACCGTCCTGCAGCCCAACCGCACCCTCATCCGCTCGAAGGCGATCGACGACGTGCGCACCATGGTCGACATCGCCGCCGAGTTCGGGATGGACGTGAGCGTCGACGTCATCCAGGGGCACCTGTCGAGCTTCGACTTCGTCCCTTCGTGGCTGTACACCTGGCACGACCGGAACATGTTCACCGATCCGACGGCCCTCGACGGTCAGGTGCAGCTCGTGGAGCAGCTCGCGGGCGCCCTGCGGGACGCACCGAACTTCCTCGGCCTCACTCTCGGGAACGAGACGAACCAGTTCTCCGCGCACACCCACCCCTCGCCGTGGCCCGTCACGACCGACGAGGCCGGCGGCTGGATCGAGGCGCTGCTCGCCGCGGCGGAACGGGGTGCCCCCGGGCTGCCGCACGTGCACAGCGAATACGACGCGGTCTGGTACATGGACGATCACGGGTTCACGCCGGCGCATGCCTCCCGCCTCGGCGCGATGACGACGGTCCACTCCTGGATCTTCAACGGCACGGCGCAGCGCTACGGAGGTCGCTCGATCGCCGCCGACCGCCACGCGGAGTACCTCATCGAGCTCTCCCGCGCGTTCGCGACCGATCCCGCCCGTCCGATCTGGCTACAGGAGGTCGGCGCCCCCTCGAACTGCCTCGACGAGAGCGAGATGCCCGGCTTCCTCGAGGCCACCGTGCGTTCGGCCCTCCGCACCGAGAACCTCTGGGGCGTGACGTGGTGGTGCTCGCACGACGTGAGTCGGGAGCTCGCCGACTTCCCGGAGCTCGAGTACTCCCTGGGGCTCATCGATCAGGAAGGCGCGGCGAAGCCCCTCGGCCGCCGGTTCGCGGAACTCATCCCCGAGCTGCGCACCCGCACCGCGGCGCCGGCCCGCCCGACGGCGATCGTGGTGGACGTCGACGAGCAGGAGGTGCCGGTGAGCCGGGCGGCCCTGAGCCCGGGCGGTGCGGTCTTCCAGGCCTGGGTCGACACCTGCGCCGCGGGCGAAGACCCCGCCCTGGTGACCTCCCGCACCGCGCAGGACCCCGCGGCGCTGGAGTCGCGCGGCATCCGCCGTCTCATCCACCCCGCCCCGTCCGCGTCCGACGTCACCCGCTACGCCTCCGTCAACACCGTCGTCTGA
- a CDS encoding ABC transporter substrate-binding protein, giving the protein MKVPARIVALATFTIGALALVSCTGGGAASDGAGPIDTSGELSGTIQFQTWSLKNEKFTPYFEDLIAAFEEEHPDVTVEWLDQPGDGYQEKILSQANADTLPDVLNLPPDIAYPLVAAGKLVDLDTADPDLKSTYNAGAWDAYSQYPGVEGTYGLPWYLSSDASWWNLAQLAPYGVTEENLPTTVDELLTLAKDVATESGGKVQLLSSIPALDTFTAAGMEVINDEGEFDFNTDEAAAIIEQYADAYAAGAMPAEALTGDYGGNAEAYIQEKVAFTTGGTGFTTDLQKDAPALLENTVATPRLGVAPLYVQGLNVSADSDNKEAALAFAEFATNEENQVAFSSLAVGTAPGTADGGDQVVENIASSVTDEKQLAAIDTVFGAMKDAKALPFQWTSDMATYMTQQIALAVNGEADAKTQLDKIVEYANANRVDQ; this is encoded by the coding sequence ATGAAAGTTCCCGCACGCATTGTCGCTCTGGCAACCTTCACGATCGGCGCCCTGGCGCTCGTGAGCTGCACCGGAGGCGGTGCCGCCTCGGACGGCGCCGGCCCCATCGACACCTCCGGCGAGCTCAGCGGAACCATCCAGTTCCAGACCTGGTCGCTGAAGAACGAGAAGTTCACCCCCTACTTCGAAGACCTCATCGCGGCCTTCGAGGAGGAGCATCCGGACGTGACCGTCGAGTGGCTCGACCAGCCCGGCGACGGCTACCAGGAGAAGATCCTGAGCCAGGCGAACGCCGACACCCTCCCCGACGTGCTGAACCTGCCGCCGGACATCGCCTACCCGCTCGTCGCCGCCGGGAAGCTCGTCGACCTGGACACCGCGGATCCCGACCTGAAGTCGACGTACAACGCCGGCGCCTGGGACGCCTACAGCCAGTACCCCGGCGTCGAGGGCACGTACGGCCTGCCGTGGTACCTCTCCAGCGACGCGTCCTGGTGGAACCTCGCCCAGCTCGCCCCGTACGGCGTCACCGAGGAGAACCTGCCGACGACGGTCGACGAGCTGCTCACGCTCGCGAAGGACGTCGCCACGGAGTCCGGCGGCAAGGTCCAGCTCCTCTCCTCGATCCCTGCGCTGGATACCTTCACCGCCGCCGGCATGGAGGTCATCAACGACGAGGGCGAGTTCGACTTCAACACCGACGAGGCGGCCGCGATCATCGAGCAGTACGCGGACGCCTACGCCGCGGGCGCGATGCCCGCGGAGGCACTCACCGGCGACTACGGCGGGAACGCGGAGGCCTACATCCAGGAGAAGGTCGCCTTCACCACCGGCGGCACCGGGTTCACGACCGATCTGCAGAAGGACGCCCCGGCGCTCCTGGAGAACACCGTCGCCACCCCGCGCCTCGGCGTCGCCCCGCTCTACGTGCAGGGCCTCAACGTCTCCGCCGACTCCGACAACAAGGAAGCGGCTCTCGCGTTCGCCGAGTTCGCCACGAACGAGGAGAACCAGGTCGCATTCTCCTCCCTCGCGGTCGGCACCGCCCCCGGCACGGCCGACGGCGGCGACCAGGTCGTCGAGAACATCGCCTCCTCGGTCACCGACGAGAAGCAGCTCGCGGCGATCGACACCGTGTTCGGCGCGATGAAGGACGCCAAGGCCCTGCCGTTCCAGTGGACCTCGGACATGGCCACCTACATGACCCAGCAGATCGCCCTGGCCGTGAACGGCGAGGCCGACGCCAAGACGCAGCTCGACAAGATCGTCGAGTACGCCAACGCGAACCGCGTGGACCAGTGA
- a CDS encoding carbohydrate ABC transporter permease, whose product MRSHKWFTPWLLLAPAVIWVLVFALWPFLNTVVLSFTDARPLRTPEFVGGANYERMFGDEMFWNALTTCLIYVVVCVPLLTVLPLLLALLVQKKLPGISFFRTTFYFPVIASVVVVALIWTWLFDSRGIINQTLEFLGLIDQPMAFLVDRWLLLGCAILLTVWKGLGYYMVVYLAALGNVGKELHEAAMLDGASSFRRFLSVTIPSVRGAMLLIAVLIAVSAMRVFAELDVLSKSTGGPGGYDMSLVMLIRQVGSGLNGNIGYASAISVALFLLTLVPLAAIAFMNREKKAKVSA is encoded by the coding sequence ATGAGATCCCACAAGTGGTTCACCCCGTGGCTGCTCCTCGCCCCCGCCGTGATCTGGGTGCTGGTGTTCGCGCTCTGGCCGTTCCTCAACACCGTCGTCCTCAGCTTCACGGATGCTCGCCCCCTGCGGACCCCCGAGTTCGTCGGCGGCGCCAACTACGAGCGCATGTTCGGCGACGAGATGTTCTGGAACGCGCTGACCACCTGCCTCATCTACGTGGTCGTGTGCGTGCCGCTGCTCACGGTCCTCCCGCTGCTCCTCGCCCTCCTCGTGCAGAAGAAGCTCCCCGGCATCTCGTTCTTCCGCACCACGTTCTACTTCCCCGTGATCGCGTCGGTCGTCGTGGTCGCGCTCATCTGGACCTGGCTGTTCGACAGCCGGGGCATCATCAACCAGACCCTGGAGTTCCTCGGCCTCATCGACCAGCCGATGGCCTTCCTCGTCGACCGCTGGCTGCTGCTCGGCTGCGCGATCCTGCTGACCGTGTGGAAGGGCCTGGGCTACTACATGGTGGTGTACCTCGCCGCCCTGGGGAACGTGGGCAAGGAGCTGCACGAGGCCGCGATGCTCGACGGTGCGAGCTCGTTCCGCCGCTTCCTCTCCGTCACGATCCCGTCGGTGCGCGGGGCGATGCTCCTCATCGCCGTGCTCATCGCGGTGTCCGCCATGCGGGTGTTCGCCGAGCTCGACGTGCTCTCCAAGAGCACGGGCGGCCCCGGCGGCTACGACATGTCGCTCGTGATGCTCATCCGCCAGGTGGGGTCGGGCCTGAACGGCAACATCGGCTACGCGTCCGCGATCAGCGTGGCGCTGTTCCTCCTCACGCTCGTGCCGCTCGCGGCGATCGCGTTCATGAACCGCGAGAAGAAGGCGAAGGTCTCCGCATGA
- a CDS encoding carbohydrate ABC transporter permease → MTTLTTPPVESTPPAEEAPRPGRERIFRRRGSGDFSKPTLGGLIGRYALLLFVLFLVIGPFVWQLSTSFKGPQENIYSFPPELIPRDPTLQNYTRVADIVPVYLYAWHSLLVSLGTVLSNVILATFAGYALGCMRFRGKWVVMGILLSTLLFPGEVTVTSNFLTIRALGLADTLWGVFLPGAISAMNVLLVATACRMIPKDVLDAATVDGATTWQRIRHIVWPNIRGMVSVVAIFAFIGAWDDYLWPLIVLSDPAKYTLTVGMAYLNSSFSVDPRLIAAGTMIALVPIVIMFSFTQRFFFKGVQEGALKG, encoded by the coding sequence ATGACGACTCTGACGACGCCCCCGGTGGAGAGCACCCCGCCTGCGGAGGAGGCCCCGCGGCCCGGTCGCGAGCGCATCTTCCGCCGCCGCGGCTCCGGCGACTTCAGCAAGCCCACGCTCGGCGGACTCATCGGCCGATATGCGCTGCTGCTGTTCGTCCTCTTCCTCGTCATCGGCCCCTTCGTCTGGCAGCTCTCCACGTCGTTCAAGGGCCCCCAGGAGAACATCTACTCCTTCCCACCCGAGCTCATCCCCCGCGATCCGACGCTGCAGAACTACACGAGGGTCGCCGACATCGTCCCCGTCTACCTCTACGCCTGGCACTCGCTGCTCGTATCGCTCGGCACCGTGCTCAGCAACGTGATCCTGGCCACGTTCGCCGGCTACGCCCTGGGCTGCATGCGCTTCCGCGGCAAGTGGGTCGTCATGGGCATCCTGCTGTCCACGCTGCTGTTCCCGGGCGAGGTCACGGTGACGAGCAACTTCCTCACCATCCGCGCTCTCGGGCTCGCCGACACCCTGTGGGGCGTGTTCCTGCCCGGAGCGATCAGCGCCATGAACGTGCTGCTCGTCGCCACCGCGTGCCGGATGATCCCGAAGGACGTGCTCGACGCGGCCACCGTCGACGGTGCGACCACGTGGCAGCGCATCCGGCACATCGTGTGGCCGAACATCCGCGGCATGGTCTCGGTCGTGGCGATCTTCGCCTTCATCGGCGCGTGGGACGACTACCTCTGGCCGCTCATCGTGCTCTCCGACCCGGCCAAGTACACCCTGACCGTCGGCATGGCCTACCTCAACAGCAGCTTCTCGGTCGATCCGCGACTCATCGCCGCCGGCACCATGATCGCGCTCGTGCCGATCGTCATCATGTTCTCGTTCACGCAGCGCTTCTTCTTCAAGGGCGTGCAGGAGGGTGCGCTGAAGGGGTGA